In the genome of Thermococcus sp. 21S7, the window GGGCCACCGAGTTTGAAGTTCCGCTGCTCCTCGGCAGGACTGACGACTGGGCCTTCTCCACCGTCGTGGGTGACACCGACTCGGGGACGCCGATCATCGCCCACACCAGGGAGGGCGGACTCTTCCGGGTCTCGGTCGTCGGCGCCGACGCGGTTCATGGCTACGAAGGCGAGACCTTCGAGCTTGACGGCGTCAGGGTGGTTTCGTTCTGGGTGGAGCGCTCCTCCCTCGGAGGCTTCCTAAACTCCCTTCACTGGGCCCTCATGGGCACGAGGAAACTCGCATTCCCGGTGGTGGTGTGATGCGCCTTCGAGTCCATGCGACCATAGCGAACTTTGGACCTGGTTTCGATGTATTCGGAGTCGGCATAGGAGAGCCCTACGATGAGCTGACCTTCAGGGAATCCGACGAGTGGGAGGTGAGGGTTAAGGGCTTCGATGTTCCCTCCGATGGAAGAAACGTTGCGCTCGTCTCAGCGAAGGCCCTCGCCTCGCTCCTGGGGGAAGAGGTTGCCCTCAGGATGGAGCTTCGGAAGGGGATACGGCCAGGGGGCGGCCTCGGAAGCTCCGGGGCCTCGTCCCTGGCTGGGGCACTGGCGGTGGCCAAGGTTCTCGGCGTCGAGGATGAAGACCTCATACTCCGGGCGGCGATGGAGGGGGAGAGGTACGCCTCGGGTAGCGCTCACGGTGACAACGTTGTTCCCGCATACTACGGCGATTTCACTGTTATAGAGTCGACCGGGCCCCTTCGGGTCTGGAGGATCCCCGTGAATTTTGACATCGTCGTTGTTCTTCCCCTGCTTGAGATTCCAACCAGGGAGGCCAGGGCAGTTCTCCCCGAGAGGATTCCACTGGGGTGCGCTGTTAGAGCCCTTTCGCTCGCCAGCTCCCTTGTTCTAGCTTTGAAAGAGCGCGATTTACCCGCCGTGGGCAGACTCCTGGACGACCCGATAGCCCTGCCGTACAGAAGGAAGCTCATGCCCTGGTACGATGGGGTCAGGAAAGCCGCGCTTGAAGCCGGCGCCTATGGGCTCTCGGTCTCTGGCTCGGGTCCTGCGGTGTTCGCTCTGGGGGATAATCCAGAGGAGATAGGGATGGCGGTTGCAGAGACCCTTGCCGAGATGGGAGTCGATTCGGAGGTTTACGTTACGAAAGCCGGAATTGGGGCGGTCTGGTAGGTGATTCCAATGAACGTCGCCGTTCTTGGGGCAACTGGCATGGTCGGGAGGACTTTCGTGAGGCTCCTCGCGGGACATCCCTGGTTCAGGCTTGAGAAGCTGGTCGCGTCGGAGCGCTCGGCAGGAAGGCGCTACGGCGAACTCGTTGACGACTCCCCAGAGGAGTTCAGGGACATCGAGGTCGTCTCCCTGAAGGAGTTCCTCAAAGACCCGGACGTGGGGCTCGTCTTCAACGCCCTGCCCGCTTCCCTCTCCCTGGAAGTCGAGGAGAGGCTCGCCGAGGAAATTCCCGTTTTCACCAACGCCAGGGCCCACCGCTACGACGAGGACGTGCCCATACTCGTCCCTGAGGTCAACCCCGGGCATCTGAAGCTCATCGAGACCCAGCGTGAAAAGAGGGGCTGGGACGGCTTCATAGTTACGAACCCGAACTGCTCCACTGCGGTCTTAACCGTCTCCCTCGCTCCGCTCATGGAGTTTGGAATCGGACGGGTTCACGTGGCCACGATGCAGGCCATCAGCGGCGCGGGCTTCTCGGGCCTCTCTGCCCTCGCTATACAGGACAACGTGGTTCCACTCATACGCGGTGAGGAGTGGAAGATTGAGACCGAGAGCAGGAAAATCCTCGGACGTTTGAGAGGGGAGGGGATAGAACCGGCACCCTTTGAGGTGTCCGCGATAGCGACGCGCGTCCCGGTTCTGCACGGGCACACCGAGGCAGTCTTCATAGAGCTTGAGCGCGGAAGTGCCGATGAAATCAGGGGGGCCTTCGAGTCGTTCGATCCCCTCGCGAAGTTTGGCCTCCCAAGCTACGAGAGGCCGCTCGTCTACACCAACGTTCCCCAGCCGCGGCTCCACAGGGACAGGGGACGGGGTTTTACTGTGACCGTCGGGAGGCTGGAGGGGAGCGGTTCATTCTTCAAGTACGTGGTTACGGGCCATAACCTCGTCCGCGGGGCGGCCGGGGGATCGCTCCTCAACGCGGAGCTCGCGAAGAGGCTCGGCTACATCTAAAAAATGAAAAGGGGTCAGCCGAGGGCCGGGAAGTGGTCCGGCTCGTAGTCCTCCAGTCTTCCGTCCAGATAATCTTCGTATCCCTTGAGGTCGAGAAGACCGTGGCCGCTGAGGTTGAAGAGTATCACCTCCTCCTCCCCTTCCGCCTTCGCCTTTAGTGCCCTGTCTATGACGCCTTTTATCGCGTGGGCGCTTTCGGGGGCGGGGATTATGCCCTCGGTTTTGGTGAACAGCTCCGCGGCTTGGAAGACTTCATTCTGGTGGTACGCCACCGGCTTAACTATTCCGTGGTTTATCAGGACGCTCAGCGTTGGAGCGAGCCCGTGGTAGCGGAGCCCTCCGGCGTGAATCGGCGGGACGTAGTATGTGTGTCCGAGGGTGTGCATCTTCATCTTTGGAGTGTAGCCGCTGGAATCCCCGAAATCGTACCTGTAAACTCCCCTTGTCATGCTCGGCGCCGCCCTTGGCTCGACCGCTATGAACTCGTAGTCGGCCTTTCCGCTCAGGACGTCCCTCACGAAGGGGTAGGCAAGGCCGGCGAAGTTGCTTCCACCGCCGACGCAGCCGATTATAACGTCCGGCTCCTCGAACTCCTTCATCCCCTCCATGGCCTCAAGGC includes:
- a CDS encoding homoserine kinase; translated protein: MRLRVHATIANFGPGFDVFGVGIGEPYDELTFRESDEWEVRVKGFDVPSDGRNVALVSAKALASLLGEEVALRMELRKGIRPGGGLGSSGASSLAGALAVAKVLGVEDEDLILRAAMEGERYASGSAHGDNVVPAYYGDFTVIESTGPLRVWRIPVNFDIVVVLPLLEIPTREARAVLPERIPLGCAVRALSLASSLVLALKERDLPAVGRLLDDPIALPYRRKLMPWYDGVRKAALEAGAYGLSVSGSGPAVFALGDNPEEIGMAVAETLAEMGVDSEVYVTKAGIGAVW
- the asd gene encoding aspartate-semialdehyde dehydrogenase, whose product is MNVAVLGATGMVGRTFVRLLAGHPWFRLEKLVASERSAGRRYGELVDDSPEEFRDIEVVSLKEFLKDPDVGLVFNALPASLSLEVEERLAEEIPVFTNARAHRYDEDVPILVPEVNPGHLKLIETQREKRGWDGFIVTNPNCSTAVLTVSLAPLMEFGIGRVHVATMQAISGAGFSGLSALAIQDNVVPLIRGEEWKIETESRKILGRLRGEGIEPAPFEVSAIATRVPVLHGHTEAVFIELERGSADEIRGAFESFDPLAKFGLPSYERPLVYTNVPQPRLHRDRGRGFTVTVGRLEGSGSFFKYVVTGHNLVRGAAGGSLLNAELAKRLGYI